DNA from Asticcacaulis sp. ZE23SCel15:
GGCAGAGCGGCGACATCAGCGGCCTTCAGGCCTGCCAGCTTCGACAGGCGCACTTCTTCGGAAGTGATATCGGCCACAACCGACGACAGATCGCGCAGTTTACCCTCGGCATCAACAACACCGGGCTTTTCCTGGCCCTTGGGGCCAAAACGGACGAGTTTCATAGAGTTATCCTTAAAATAATAATCCACCCCAAAACGCTAAAGCGTTTTGGGGTGGGGCAGTCAGTGCTCGTAGGGGCGATAAAGCTTCACTTCGGGGTTCAGTTCAACCCCAAAGCCCGGCTTATCCAGCGCCGTAACTTTCAGGCGGCCATTTTCCGGCACCGGTTCACCCAGCAATTGCGGATGGAACATCGGCGCGACATGATCAGCCTTTGGGGCCATCATCAGGAACTCGGCAAACGGCGAGTTATGGCGAGTAATGACAAAATGGTAGCTATAGACCGAAGACCCGTGCGGCACCACAAGCGTGCCATTGGCATCGGCAAGCGCTGAAATCTTGAGCAGTTCGGTCACGCCTCCGCACCAGCCGACATCCGGCTGAATAATATCGCAGCAGCCCATGTCCATCAGCATCTTAAAGCCCCAACGGGTGCTCTCATGTTCACCGGTCGTGACCAGCATACCTTGCGGTACGTTTTTCTTGAGCTGGGCATAGCCCCAGTAATCATCGGGGTTGATGGCTTCTTCGATCCACTTCAAGCCGTACTCATGGCACTTATGGGCCAGACGGGTGGCGTAGTTGACGTCGAGCGCCATCCAGCAGTCATACATCAGCCAGAAATCGTCGCCGACCTTTGAGCGCATATCCGCGACCAGTTCGACGTTTTTCTTGAGGCCCTCATCGCCTTCGATCGGGCCATGATAGAGCGGCATCTTACCGCCGATAAAGCCCATTTCCTTGGCCAGATCAGGGCGCGCGCCGGTGGCATAGAATTGCAGTTCGTCGCGCACCGCGCCGCCCAGCATGTGATAGACCGGCTCCCCGCGCAGCTTACCCATCAGGTCCCACAGGGCCAGATCGACGCCGGAAATGGCGTTCACAACAAGGCCCTTACGGCCATAATATTGTGAGCCGAAATACATCTGGTCCCAGATGCGCTCATATTCAAACGGGTTGCGGCCTTCGAGGAAGCGCGCGAAGTGCTTTTCGACCATATAGCAGGCAGGCTCACCGCCGGTCGTCACGGCAAAACCGATCGTGCCATCATCGGCTTCGATTTCAACGACCAGGGTGCCCAGAACATTGATACCAAAGCTTTTGCGCGACTGGCGATATTCAGGATAACGCCCCATCGACGTCGCAATATGATTGTCGATCCAGTGGCCTTCGCCTTGATCGTGATAATCCGCGCCCCCGCCGCCTTCGCCGCCCTTAATCACATAGGCGCGAACCTGCTTAATCTTCGGGAATGTCATGAGTGTCGTCCTTGGCCTGCTTTGGAATGATTGGAAATTCGTAAATTTGAGCAATTATGCTCATTTCCACGCTTGTCAATCTTTTAGTTCCAATATATGACTTGAATGACTATATTACAGAGCAAAAAACGTCAATCTCGAAAATGATAATGCGCAGTGAGGACAAGGGCGACGCAAAACCAATCACGGGCAGTCAGACTCTTATCCGGGGCCTGAACATTATCGAAGCCGTGAGCCGTGGGGCCTCGTCGCTTAATGCACTGTCAAATGATCTGGGGCTGACGCGCTCAACGACCTACCGGCTGGCCTCGGCCCTGGTGGAGCGCGACTATCTGGTGACGGTGCCACGCGGCGGTTATGCCCTTGGCCCGCGCCTGCAAGCTTTGCGGCCAGAGCCGGGCTTAAGTGCCGCCGTAATGTCGGGTGGGGCTCAGGTGGCGACGCTTGAGTTATGCAGGTTCGCTATGCCGGTAAGTGCGGCGCGGATGGAGGTTTTGAGTGAGGCGATGCGTCTATGTGCAAAGACCGTAGGTGATCGGCTTGCCCAAGAGAACTAACTAAAGAGTGAGGGCTAAGGGCCAAAATCCCCGATGCCAATGAGACAGGGACAACAGGACATTTCAGAGCCTGGGACGGTTGAGACAACGAAGAGAGATAAAATGCTGCTTGAAAACAAAGTCATGCTGATCACTGGCGCCTCAAAAGGGATCGGTCGAGGCATCGCCGTCGGTGCCGCAAAACATGGCGCTAAAATCGGCATCAACTATGCCGGTGACGATGCCGCAGCGTCGGCCACGGTCGCTGAGATCAAGGCCGCGGGCGGTGAGGCCTTTGCGCTTAAAGGCGATGTCTCTGATCCGCAGTCGGCCAAGGACTTCATTCAGGCTGGCGTTGACCATTTCGGCAAGATCGACAGCTTTGTATCGAACGCCGGTATCTGCCCGTTCCACGCCTTCCTCGACATGCCGCAGGAGGTGCTGGAGCGCACCCTGCGCGTCAATCTGCACGGCGCCTGGTATATGTCTCAGGCCGCCGCCAACCAGATGGTCAAGCAGGGGCATGGGGGTACACTGATCGCCGTCTCCTCGATCTCGGCGCTTGTCGGCGGTGAGTTCCAGACCCACTACACCCCAACGAAAGCCGGTGTACTGTCGCTGATGCAATCGACCGCCATTGCGCTGGGTAAGCACGGCATCCGCTGCAACGCCCTGCTGCCGGGCACCATCCTGACCGACATCAATAAGGACGATCTGGCCGACGACGCCAAGCGTCAATATATGGAAAGCCGCACCTGCCTTGGCCGCTTGGGTCAACCCGAAGACATGGCGGGCCCAGCGGTGTTTCTGGCGTCCGATCTGGCCGGATATGTCACCGGCGCGTCGCTGCTGGTAGACGGCGGTTTGTTCGTCAATCTCCAATAGCCCGCAACCACCGTACAAATCTTTTGCCACCCGAAGTCCTTTCGGGTGGCAAAGTTTTATGAGACCGTTTATTAACCATATAACCACTGATTTTCATGTAGGTTTGCGGTTATGGCCACCCCGATTCGCCCGTCTCTAGCTGATGCTTTGCGCGCCCGCCCCAATGCGAGCCCTGCGCCTGCGACGCCCGTGAATGCAGAGACCGCGCGCCTTGATGCCCAGCGGGCCTTTTTCCAGAAAGCTCTGGGCAATACCACCGCGCAACCGGCAGCCAACACGCCCGCTACAATCACACCATCGCGCACGCAGGTTCAGCCCGCCGTGACACCGGCAACTTTCAAAGCCGCCGATGTCGCCAGCAATGCGGGTGCCGAGAACCTGACGCCTCTGCGCCCCGGTTCGCTTTTAAATATTATCGTTTAAACTTCCGGCTCTTTAACGAGTTCCGGCGCCTCAGCCTGAGTCATATCAGCACCTTCGCTGAGCGGTGGAAACGGCAGTTTCTCATCGGTTTTTTTCGCCTTCTTGCCGTCTTTTTTGGGCTTCTTGTCTTTTTTAGGCTTGTCGGCCTTAGCCGCCTTTTTGGTGGCTTTCAGGGCCAACTTTTCCTCATCACTCAACGGCGCAGGCGCGCTCAGTTCCGTCTCGCGCGCCGAGGTGATTTTGCGCAGCAATTTGACAAAGCTATCGCGCTTGGGCGGGGCCAGCAGCGACAGAATTTTCTCATCGGCAGCCAGAACCTTGGGCGTCATGTCGGCTAAGGCCGCCACCCCATCATCCGCCAGCCGCACCAGATTAGCGCGGGCATCAAGGACGGACTTTTCACGCGCCAGCAGCCCCTTGGTGATCATGCGTGCGACCATATCCGCCAGTGTCGAGCGGTCAATGCCGGTGGCCCGCACCAGATCGGTCTGTGTCAACCCTTCTGAGCCGTCCAGGGCCTTTAGCAGAGCATACTGACGCTGGGTCAGGGCGCTGCCGCCGGTTTCCGACCCATAGATATCAAGGGCGATTTGCAAAACCCGATGCAGCAAATGGGATGGTGAATTTTCGAGAACGCTTTTCGCGGACATAACGCGCTTAACCTTATGCTTTTTCATAGATTCCCCACTCGAAACTAATCGTAGCGGCATCTAAGCAGCATTATATATCAAAATTACGACATTACCATCCGCACACGGACAACCGGCCCTATTCCTTATCCATTCCGACCATATTTTTCATCAGGAAGGGTGTGAGGGCCACAGAAAAGCCGATGGTGACAAAAAACAGCGACGCTTTCCACACCACCCAAAAGTCATTTGACTGAGTGCGCCAGATAATCTCATTGGCGATGGCGACCACAAAAAAGAACAGTGAATAATAAAGCGTCAGCTTGCCCCACGCGGCCTCTTTCAGTTTCAGCGTCTCCCCCAGCAGGGCTTTGAGCGGTTGCTTTTTCATAACCAGCCCGCCGATCAACACCGCGCCAAACAGGGCATTGAGAATGGTCAGCTTGATCTTGATAAAGCTTTCGTCCTTAAGGTAGATCGTCAGCCCGCCGAAAATGATAGCGGCCACACCGGCGATCAGCGGCATGATCGCCAGCCGCTTTTCAAGCACAAACCCGGCAATCAGCGCAATCGCCGATCCGGCGACCAGCACAGCCGTCGCCCAGATGAAATTCTTGGTGGTGAAAAACACGGCGGCGAAAATCAGCGGTGCCCCGAAATCGATCGCCATCTTGACCCAGTTGGTCGCCACAGGGGCCGGTGCATCCGCATCGACCGGCGTGATAACGGGTTCGATTTCCGTCGTTTCGTTATTCTTAGCAGGCTCAGACATAGGCTTATCCCAAAGGCTCAAGGCCGACCATGGAACGGGCAAATTCCCGCGCCTTGAACGGCTGCAAATCATCAATATCTTCGCCCACGCCAATCAGCTTAATGGGGGCATCCGACGCCTTAGCAATCGGCACCAGAATCCCGCCGCGCGCCGTGCCATCAAGCTTGGTCATCACAAGGCCTGACACAAAGGCCTGCCTGCCAAAAATCTGCTCCTGCGCCAGGGCATTGCGCCCGACGGTGGCGTCCAGCACCAGCAGGGTTTCATGCGGTGCGCCGTCGATGACCTTCTTGATAACGCGGACGATTTTGAGCAGTTCGTCCATAAGCTGCTGCTTATTCTGCAAACGTCCGGCAGTATCAATCAGGACCACATCATAGCCCTCTTCTTTGGCGCGCACGCAGGCGTCATAGGCCAGCCCTGCCGCGTCGGCACCGGTCTTGCGTCCCATAAAATCAGCCCCGGCCCGTTGCGCCCAGACCTTAAGCTGCTCAACCGCGGCGGCCCGGAAGGTATCGCCCGCCACGATCAGAACCCGCGCCCCTTTGGAGGTCAGGTCAGCGGCAATTTTGCCGAGTGTGGTCGTCTTGCCCGATCCGTTCACGCCGACAAACAAAACGATATAGGGCTTAGGGCCGGACAGGGCATCAAAGGTGTCTTCTCGCCCTTTCAGTTCATCGGCAATGGCGTCAGCCAAAGCGGCCTTGATGGCGTTGGTGTCCTTAGGGTCGTTGAATTTTTGCTGCGACAGTTTTTGCGCGATATCGGCGGCAATCTGCGGCCCGAAATCGCTTTCGATCAGCAGATCTTCGAGGTCTTCGAGCGCCTTTTCATCCAGTGGCTTTTGCGTGAAAACCGAAGTGATTTGCTGGCTGATCTCGGTCGAGGTCTTAGTCAGACCTTGCGTCAACCGCGATAGCCAGCCGCCTTTTTTCTTATCGTCGCTCATAAATATCCAGACTTAAATAAGTTCGGCTATAGCCCGCTTACCGTCATGGCCGGTTATGCGCAAGCGTGCAAGCCCGCCGACGGTCGCCTCACCCGTAAAGGTCACTTCGGTAAAATCAGGTGCGCGCGCAAAACCGGGTTTTTCGACCACGGCCAAAATCTCACGCCCCGTTTGCCGATCCAAATGCCTGATCAGGGCCTGCGCCCCCTTGGCCCGCAATTGCTCGGCGCGGGCCTTGATCAGCGGGCGCGGATGCTGCGGCATCTTGGCGGCGGGTGTTTGCGGACGCGGGCTGAACGGAAACACATGCAGGAAGCTAAGGTCACAGACGTCAACCAGAGACAGGGCACCCGCAAAATGCTCTTCGGTTTCGGTCGGGAAGCCCGCGATCATGTCCGCCCCAAAGGCAATGTCGGGACGCACTGATCGGATTTTTTCGACCAATGCAATACTGTCCGCGCGACTATGGCGGCGCTTCATGCGCTTGAGGATCATGTCGTCGCCGTGTTGCAACGACAGGTGCAGATAGGGCGCCAGACGTTCCTCTTCGGCAAAGGCCTTAAGCAAGGTATCGTCAATTTCCGCCGCATCGATGGACGATAACCGAAGGCGTTTCAGGTCCGGCACATGCTTTAGGATACGCGCCACCAGATGCCCCAGTTGCGGCGTTCCGGGCAAGTCCGCCCCCCAGGAGGTCATGTCGACACCGGTCAGGACAACTTCGTTGTAGCCCTCCCCCACCAAGCGCTGGATTTGACCTACCACATCACCGGCGGCAGCTGAGCGCGAATTACCGCGACCATAGGGGATGATGCAGAATGTGCAGCGATGATCGCAGCCGTTTTGCACCTCAACATAAGCGCGGGCGCGGTCTTTCAGACCGTCAATCAAATGCCCCGCCGTTTCCTTGACAGAGAAAATATCGTTGACCACGATGCGCGCACTGTCAGGTGTCAGCGCATAGGCGCCTGATTTGGCCTTATCGCCATTGCCGATCAGGTAATCGACTTCGGGCATGTTGGCGAACGTGTCCGGATCGGTCTGGGCCGCGCAGCCGGTGACGATTAGTTTGGCGTCCGGATTTTCCTTGCGAGCGCGGCGAATGGCCTGACGCGCCTGACGAACCGCTTCGTTGGTCACGGCGCAGGTGTTAAAAATGATCGCGCCGTCCAAACCGTCCGCCGCCGCCGTTTTACGGATCACTTCGGATTCGTATGAGTTCAGTCGGCACCCAAAGGTCACGACTTCAACGCCGGTCGCGACATTCACCGGCACCTCTGGCGTCTCATTCAGCGCCTCATGTTCATGGTGATGCGGATGCAGGGTGTCAGCCATCAAGCTGGCCCTCAAATTCAACTTCGACGGGGCCAGTCATGATGACATGATCATCCAAAGCACGCCACAGGATATGCAGCGGCCCGCCGTCCATGATGACATTGCCGTGGCGTTCGGTCAGACCCCGCCGCGCCGCCGCCACCAGCGTAGCACAGGCCCCGGTACCGCAGGCCTTGGTAATACCCGCCCCGCGTTCCCACACTCGCATGCGGATGGTATTGCGATCCATCACCTGCGCAAATTCGACATTCACCCCTTTGGGAAATAGCGGGTGATGCTCGATCAGGCTGCCCGACCGTTCAACATCAACCGCCATGACATCATCGACGAAAAACACCACATGCGGATTGCCCATGCTGACCGCGACCGGTGTGTGATAAAGCGGCGCATCGATCGGCCCGATTTGTAATTCAAGCCGCAAGGTGTCCATCTCTTCGCTCAAAGGGATTTGATCCCAGTTCAGCCGCGGCTTACCCATATCGACGCTAACCATGCCGGTGCGGGCATCGGCCTCCAGCACCTTGGCCGTCGTTGGCCCGCCCAGAGTGTCTATGGTCAGTTCGCTATTATCGGTCGCCTTATCCAGCACCCAACCGACACAACGCAGGGCATTGCCGCAGGTCTCAACCGTGCCGCCATCTGAGTTCCACACGCGCATAAAGGCATCGCCGGTGCTTGATCCTTCGATGGCAATCAACTGATCAAAGCCAATGCCGGACGCACGGTCACCCCACGCGCGGATATCTTCCGTGCGCGGCGCAAAGCCAGAATTGCGGGCATCTATGACAATGAAATCATTGCCAAGGCCATTCATCTTTAGAAACGGGCGCGTCATAGGCGGCTATATAGTCGCAAAATGTGGAAAAATGTAGGGGTTTGTTGAAAAAGCTAAGCTCTAGGCCTGCAAGGTCTTGGCCAGCAACCGCGCCTCGGCGGCACGCGATGATCCGGCGCGCCAGATGACGACGATATCGCGGAATGCCTTATCGGATGACAAGGGCCGGATAGAGACTTCGCTGCCGCCGGCAAGGCCTGCCTCAACCGCCATAGCCGGCAGGAGCGACACCCCAAGACCAGACCCAACCATCTGCACTAAAGTGTTGAGAGAGGTCGCGGCAAAACCCCCGGCCAGGGTCTGCGGCCCGGTCATATCGACATTGCTGCCGCCGTTCCACTGACAGGCACCCAAAGCATGGTCGCGCAGGCAGTGACCGTCCTCCAGCAGAATTAGCTCCTCACTTTTGAGGTCATCCGGTGAAATGCTCGCCCCACGCGCCAGCGGATGATCGCACGGTGTGGCTGCCAAAATGGCGTCCCTGCAAATAAAGGCATGATCCAGCCCGCCCAGATCGTAGGGCAAGGCGATAATGGCGGCATCCAGCGACCCGCTTTTAAGGGCCGTAATCAGCCGCGCTGTCTGATCTTCGCGCAGGAACAGCTTCAACTGCGGAAACTCTTTGCGCAGCGACACCAGCGCCTTGGGCAGCAGATAGGGCGCCACCGTTGGGATCACCCCCAGCCGGAACCGACCCGAAAGCGGATGATTAGCCGCTTGGGCGGCCTCGACCAGATCTTCGGCGCGGGCCAGAATATCCTCGGCGCGTTTGAGAGTCTCTTCGCCAACCTTGGTCAGGATGACCTTGCCGCGCGCCCGGTCCACCAGCCGCGCTCCCAGAATTTTCTCTAGCTCGGCAATGCCTGACGACAAGGCCGGTTGAGAGACGTGGGCGGCTTCGGACGCGGCCATAAAGCTTTGGTGGTGGGCCAGAAGCTTAAGGTACTGGAGTTGTCTTAAGGTAGGTAACATAACCGCCTATATAAGGCGAATTTATCACACATGCAAAATCAATCAATTAATTTTTACCACCCGATCTTTTATGCCGCACCTTCAGGCCCTGCACAAAGCGCATAAAAAGGCGTATATTACCTGCAGCAAAAGTAAGAAGAGGAAACAGGCTATGTCCGTTCAGTCGCTAACCCAGCTTATGCCCGCCTATGCCCGCGATATTGCGGTCAACCTGACCAATCTGGCCGAAGAGACCTTACTGACCGAACAGCAGAAATGGGGCACGTTCCTGTCCTGCGCCCATGCCGTAGGGGTCGCTGATGTGATTCAGCATATTGAGGCCGCTAGCGCCCCCATCTTATCGGACGAAGCCGCCGATGCCGCCCGCTCAGCCGCGGCGATCATGGCCATGAACAATGTCTATTATCGGTCCCTGCACCTGATGCACAATCAGGAATACGCATCCCTGCGCGCCAGCTTGCGGATGAACGTGCTGGCCAATCCGGGCGTGCCCAAGCTTGATTACGAGCTATGGTCGCTGGCGGTATCGGCCATCAATGGCTGCGGCCTATGTCTGGATTCCCACGAAAAAGTCCTGCGGGGCCACGGCATGAGCAATCTGCAGGTTCAGGCGGCTTTGAAAATCGCGGCTGTGGTCAATGCGATCTCATCGGTCATACGCGGAAAGCGCACGTAGCCTCACTAATATTTCGCACGCGGCTCAATAAGAAAAATCTATTCTAATTTAAAATAAAATAGATTTGATTTTTGCGGCCCGATTGGGAATAACCGTGGCTCTGCACTGCACAATCACGAGGAAGACCAATGGCCCTTATCAACACCCCCATCAAGCCGTTCAAAGCCACCGCCTATAAAGAAGGCAAGTTCGTCGACATTTCCGACGCCGACACCAAAGGCAAGTGGTCGATCTTCTTCTTCTATCCGGCTGACTTTACCTTTGTCTGCCCGACTGAACTCGAAGATCTGGCCGGCATCTACCCGACCCTGAAAGACATCAATGTCGAAGTCTATTCGGTCTCGACCGACACGCACTTCAGCCATAAGGCCTGGCACGACACCTCGCCCGCCATCGGCAAGATCAACTATTTCATGGTTGGTGACCAATCCGGCACCATCACCAACAACTTTGACGTGATGCGTCCGGGCGTAGGTCTGGCTGACCGCGCCACCTTCCTGGTCGACCCCGAAGGCATCATCCAGTTCATGGAAATCACGTCCGAAGGCGTTGGCCGTAACGCCTCCGAACTGCTGCGTAAGGTTAAGGCCGCGCAATACGTCGCGTCTCACCCCGGCGAAGTGTGCCCGGCCAAGTGGGAAGAAGGCGAAAAGACTCTCGCTCCGTCTTTCGACCTTGTTGGCAAAATATAAAAATCATGGGGAAAACAATCTTTCCCCCATGTGCCCCCTTTGAAGTTGAGAAAAGCGCCCCTTGGGGCGACCCTGCGGGCGCTTTTCACATTTTCCTTATCCGGGCTTTGCGGAGCCCGAATATGGACAATGATTTTCCCCCCGAATTTTAAACTGGAGCCGTGCCATGCTTGATGACGCAGCGAAAACGCAACTGAAAGCCTATCTGGTAAACCTGCGCACGCCGATCGAACTGGTGGCGCATGTCGATGATCAGCCAAAATCGCGCGAACTGGTTGACCTGCTTGAAGATATCGTTGCCGCCTCGGATAAGGTGACGCTTAAGGTATCGACAGGCGGAGAGCGCGTCCCGTCGTTTGATATTGTGCGCGCTGACAACCCCGAAGTGGCCGCCACCTTTGCAGGCCTGCCTATGGGCCATGAGTTCACCTCGCTGGTGTTGGCCCTGCTGTGGGTTGGTGGCCATCCGCCCAAGGTCGAGGCGGAGACCATCGAAGCCGTCAAGGCGCTGGATATCGACGGTGAACTGCGCTTTGAAACCTATTTTTCTCTGACGTGCCAGAACTGCCCCGACGTAGTGCAGGCGCTCAGCCTGATGAGCGTCTTAAACCCCAAGATCAAGCACGTCGCCATCGACGGTGCGTTGTTTCAGGCCGAAGTCGAAGCCCGTCAGGTCATGGCCGTGCCCAGCATCTATCTTAACGGTGAAATCTTCGGTCAGGGGCGCATGGGCCTGGAGGAAATCCTCGCCAAGATCGACACTGGCGCCCATGCCCGCGAAGCCGAAAAGATCAACGCCAAGTCGGAATTTGACGTACTTATCGTCGGCGGCGGCCCGGCCGGTGCAGCCTCGGCCATCTATGCGGCCCGCAAAGGCATCCGCACCGGTGTGGTCGCTGAACGCTTCGGTGGGCAGGTGCTCGATACCATGGCGATTGAAAACTTCATCTCGGTCTCCCACACCGAAGGCCCGAAACTGGCCAGCGCGTTAGAGCAGCACGTCAAGGACTATGACGTCGATATCATGAACCTGCAACGCGCCGTCGGCTTAGTCCCCGCCAGCGTTCCCGGTGGCCTGATCGAAGTCAAACTCGAAAACGGCGCCTCGGTCAAATCACGCACGGTGATCATCTCGACCGGTGCCCGCTGGCGTCAGATGGGGGTGCCGGGCGAAGACCAGTACCGCAACAAGGGCGTGGCCTATTGCCCGCACTGCGATGGCCCGCTGTTTAAGGGTAAGCGCACGGCGGTCATCGGCGGCGGCAATTCCGGCGTCGAAGCGGCCATTGATCTGGCCGGCATCGTGGCCCACGTCACCCTGCTGGAGTTCGCCCCTGAACTGCGGGCGGACGCGGTACTGCAACGCAAGCTCTATAGCTTGGCCAACGTCACGGTCATCACCAACGCCCAGACGACCGAGGTCCATGGCGATGGCTCCAAGGTCAATGCATTGTCCTACAAAGACCGCATCCATGACACGACCCACACGATTGAGTTGGAAGGCATTTTCGTCCAGATCGGCCTGCTGCCCAACACCGAATGGCTTAAGGGCACGGTGGCTCTGTCGCCGCGCGGTGAGATCGAGATCAACGACCGTGCTGAGACTTCGGTTTCGGGTGTATTTGCGGCGGGCGATGCCACGACCGTGCCCTATAAGCAGATCATCATCGCGATGGGCGAAGGCTCCAAGGCCGGACTGTCGGCCTTTGATCACCTGATCCGCACCTCGGCCCCCGCCGATACGATGGCCGCTCAATAGGTTGTCATACAACCTGAAATAAGTCATCCTCCCGCTTAAAAACGGGAGGATGATTATGTTCAGAGTTGTAACGGCAGCTATGCTCGCCGCGCTTTGGGTCGGTGTAGCGACAGCACAAACGCCCCAGACCCCACCGGCACCCTACAGACCTGCCGACAGCCACATAAATCCTGAACTGCTCACACCGCAACTGACCGATGTTGGCGGGGGTCGGCGGATGCACATGGCCTGCGAAGGCACAGGATCTCCGACGGTCGTGTTTGATCAGGGCGGCGAAGGCGCCATTCCCAACTGGCGCTTTGTGCAGCCCTATATCGCCAAAATTACCCACACTTGCGTTTATGACCGCGCCGGATTTGGCCTGAGCGATCCGCCGACCGTGCCGGTTACCGGCACGTCGACCACGGATGATCTGCGCACTTTGCTGAAATTACGCGGCGAGATGAAACCGATTGTCATCGTCGGCCATTCGATCGGCGGGTTCTACGGCACATT
Protein-coding regions in this window:
- the ahpC gene encoding alkyl hydroperoxide reductase subunit C, producing the protein MALINTPIKPFKATAYKEGKFVDISDADTKGKWSIFFFYPADFTFVCPTELEDLAGIYPTLKDINVEVYSVSTDTHFSHKAWHDTSPAIGKINYFMVGDQSGTITNNFDVMRPGVGLADRATFLVDPEGIIQFMEITSEGVGRNASELLRKVKAAQYVASHPGEVCPAKWEEGEKTLAPSFDLVGKI
- the ahpF gene encoding alkyl hydroperoxide reductase subunit F — its product is MLDDAAKTQLKAYLVNLRTPIELVAHVDDQPKSRELVDLLEDIVAASDKVTLKVSTGGERVPSFDIVRADNPEVAATFAGLPMGHEFTSLVLALLWVGGHPPKVEAETIEAVKALDIDGELRFETYFSLTCQNCPDVVQALSLMSVLNPKIKHVAIDGALFQAEVEARQVMAVPSIYLNGEIFGQGRMGLEEILAKIDTGAHAREAEKINAKSEFDVLIVGGGPAGAASAIYAARKGIRTGVVAERFGGQVLDTMAIENFISVSHTEGPKLASALEQHVKDYDVDIMNLQRAVGLVPASVPGGLIEVKLENGASVKSRTVIISTGARWRQMGVPGEDQYRNKGVAYCPHCDGPLFKGKRTAVIGGGNSGVEAAIDLAGIVAHVTLLEFAPELRADAVLQRKLYSLANVTVITNAQTTEVHGDGSKVNALSYKDRIHDTTHTIELEGIFVQIGLLPNTEWLKGTVALSPRGEIEINDRAETSVSGVFAAGDATTVPYKQIIIAMGEGSKAGLSAFDHLIRTSAPADTMAAQ